A single window of Dermacentor albipictus isolate Rhodes 1998 colony chromosome 1, USDA_Dalb.pri_finalv2, whole genome shotgun sequence DNA harbors:
- the MESK2 gene encoding protein NDRG3 isoform X2 — protein sequence MPTDTMDDIELKNVELQYPLMRSLSRSDSYTQEDRIETDFGTMVVAVQGDRNKPAIFTYHDIGLNHVSNFQAFFNYTDVRDMMQSFCVYHVNAPGQEEGAAPLPEGYAYPSMETLADMLLLVMKFYKIKHFIGFGVGAGAYIMAKFALDRPELVDALFLINCTATKSSWTEWGYQKLNAMHLRSSGMTASTLDYLMWHHFGKLNEERNHDLVQVFRQYFNKTINAQNLGFFIDAFIKRSDLNITREIDPAKKKMVKNFKCSVMLVAGALSPHLDDTVNMNSRMDPTTSTWMKVSDCGMVLEEQPGKVSEAFRLFLQGLGYALNSSQRRSSAASLNEALEMRRRSSLTASAHNAVPSLAGQKLSSVRQTSLEEEANTKQEVHIVENPINQHQVNC from the exons ATGCCTACGGACACGATGGACGACATTGAGCTTAAGAACGTTGAGTTGCAATATCCTCTGATGAGGTCCCTCTCTAGGAGCGATTCCTACACTCAG GAGGACCGCATTGAAACAGACTTCGGGACCATGGTTGTTGCAGTTCAGGGTGACCGCAACAAGCCAGCTATTTTCACCTACCATGACATTGGGTTGAATC ATGTCTCAAACTTCCAAGCCTTCTTCAACTACACTGATGTTCGAGACATGATGCAAAGCTTCTGTGTCTACCATGTCAACGCTCCTGGCCAGGAAGAAGGGGCAGCACCTCTTCCTGAAGG ATATGCCTACCCTTCAATGGAGACGCTTGCTGACATGTTGCTGCTGGTGATGAAGTTCTACAA GATCAAACACTTCATCGGATTTGGTGTAGGCGCTGGTGCTTACATCATGGCCAAGTTTGCT CTGGATCGCCCGGAACTTGTTGATGCCTTATTCCTGATCAACTGTACTGCCACCAAGTCGAGCTGGACAGAATGGGGCTACCAAAAGCTGAATGCCATGCACCTTCGAAGCTCTGGCATGACTGCTTCTACATTGGACTACCTGATGTGGCACCACTTTGGCAAG CTGAATGAAGAACGGAACCATGACTTGGTGCAAGTGTTTCGCCAGTACTTCAACAAGACGATCAATGCCCAAAACCTTGGATTTTTCATCGATGCATTCATAAA GAGGTCTGACCTCAACATCACCCGTGAAATAGATCCTGCAAAGAAAAAGATGGTGAAGAACTTCAA GTGCAGTGTGATGCTGGTTGCAGGAGCCCTGTCCCCACATCTTGATGACACAGTGAACATGAACAGCCGCATGGACCCAACCACATCAACTTGGATGAAG GTGTCTGACTGTGGAATGGTGCTTGAAGAGCAGCCAGGGAAGGTCAGCGAGGCATTCAGACTGTTCCTTCAGGGGCTTGGATATG CACTGAACTCATCCCAGAGGCGGTCTTCTGCAGCTTCACTCAATGAAG CCCTGGAGATGCGTCGTCGATCCTCCCTCACTGCTTCAGCTCACAATGCAG TCCCTAGTCTTGCTGGTCAAAAGTTGAGCTCAGTGCGTCAGACTTCGCTTGAAGAGGAGGCCAACACCAAGCAGGAAGTACACATTGTTGAAAACCCCATAAACCAGCATCAGGTGAACTGCTAA
- the MESK2 gene encoding protein NDRG3 isoform X3, protein MDAALSKLAKKDVPYAKMIPVQKDSDKSEFVEAHDERGMPTDTMDDIELKNVELQYPLMRSLSRSDSYTQEDRIETDFGTMVVAVQGDRNKPAIFTYHDIGLNHVSNFQAFFNYTDVRDMMQSFCVYHVNAPGQEEGAAPLPEGYAYPSMETLADMLLLVMKFYKIKHFIGFGVGAGAYIMAKFALDRPELVDALFLINCTATKSSWTEWGYQKLNAMHLRSSGMTASTLDYLMWHHFGKLNEERNHDLVQVFRQYFNKTINAQNLGFFIDAFIKRSDLNITREIDPAKKKMVKNFKCSVMLVAGALSPHLDDTVNMNSRMDPTTSTWMKVSDCGMVLEEQPGKVSEAFRLFLQGLGYALNSSQRRSSAASLNEALEMRRRSSLTASAHNADEA, encoded by the exons ATGGATGCTGCCTTGTCGAAACTGGCGAAAAAGGATGTACCGTATGCAAAAATGATTCCCGTTCAGAAGGATAGCGACAAGAGCGAGTTTGTGGAAGCGCACGACGAGAG GGGAATGCCTACGGACACGATGGACGACATTGAGCTTAAGAACGTTGAGTTGCAATATCCTCTGATGAGGTCCCTCTCTAGGAGCGATTCCTACACTCAG GAGGACCGCATTGAAACAGACTTCGGGACCATGGTTGTTGCAGTTCAGGGTGACCGCAACAAGCCAGCTATTTTCACCTACCATGACATTGGGTTGAATC ATGTCTCAAACTTCCAAGCCTTCTTCAACTACACTGATGTTCGAGACATGATGCAAAGCTTCTGTGTCTACCATGTCAACGCTCCTGGCCAGGAAGAAGGGGCAGCACCTCTTCCTGAAGG ATATGCCTACCCTTCAATGGAGACGCTTGCTGACATGTTGCTGCTGGTGATGAAGTTCTACAA GATCAAACACTTCATCGGATTTGGTGTAGGCGCTGGTGCTTACATCATGGCCAAGTTTGCT CTGGATCGCCCGGAACTTGTTGATGCCTTATTCCTGATCAACTGTACTGCCACCAAGTCGAGCTGGACAGAATGGGGCTACCAAAAGCTGAATGCCATGCACCTTCGAAGCTCTGGCATGACTGCTTCTACATTGGACTACCTGATGTGGCACCACTTTGGCAAG CTGAATGAAGAACGGAACCATGACTTGGTGCAAGTGTTTCGCCAGTACTTCAACAAGACGATCAATGCCCAAAACCTTGGATTTTTCATCGATGCATTCATAAA GAGGTCTGACCTCAACATCACCCGTGAAATAGATCCTGCAAAGAAAAAGATGGTGAAGAACTTCAA GTGCAGTGTGATGCTGGTTGCAGGAGCCCTGTCCCCACATCTTGATGACACAGTGAACATGAACAGCCGCATGGACCCAACCACATCAACTTGGATGAAG GTGTCTGACTGTGGAATGGTGCTTGAAGAGCAGCCAGGGAAGGTCAGCGAGGCATTCAGACTGTTCCTTCAGGGGCTTGGATATG CACTGAACTCATCCCAGAGGCGGTCTTCTGCAGCTTCACTCAATGAAG CCCTGGAGATGCGTCGTCGATCCTCCCTCACTGCTTCAGCTCACAATGCAG ACGAGGCCTGA
- the MESK2 gene encoding protein NDRG3 isoform X1 — protein sequence MDAALSKLAKKDVPYAKMIPVQKDSDKSEFVEAHDERGMPTDTMDDIELKNVELQYPLMRSLSRSDSYTQEDRIETDFGTMVVAVQGDRNKPAIFTYHDIGLNHVSNFQAFFNYTDVRDMMQSFCVYHVNAPGQEEGAAPLPEGYAYPSMETLADMLLLVMKFYKIKHFIGFGVGAGAYIMAKFALDRPELVDALFLINCTATKSSWTEWGYQKLNAMHLRSSGMTASTLDYLMWHHFGKLNEERNHDLVQVFRQYFNKTINAQNLGFFIDAFIKRSDLNITREIDPAKKKMVKNFKCSVMLVAGALSPHLDDTVNMNSRMDPTTSTWMKVSDCGMVLEEQPGKVSEAFRLFLQGLGYALNSSQRRSSAASLNEALEMRRRSSLTASAHNAVPSLAGQKLSSVRQTSLEEEANTKQEVHIVENPINQHQVNC from the exons ATGGATGCTGCCTTGTCGAAACTGGCGAAAAAGGATGTACCGTATGCAAAAATGATTCCCGTTCAGAAGGATAGCGACAAGAGCGAGTTTGTGGAAGCGCACGACGAGAG GGGAATGCCTACGGACACGATGGACGACATTGAGCTTAAGAACGTTGAGTTGCAATATCCTCTGATGAGGTCCCTCTCTAGGAGCGATTCCTACACTCAG GAGGACCGCATTGAAACAGACTTCGGGACCATGGTTGTTGCAGTTCAGGGTGACCGCAACAAGCCAGCTATTTTCACCTACCATGACATTGGGTTGAATC ATGTCTCAAACTTCCAAGCCTTCTTCAACTACACTGATGTTCGAGACATGATGCAAAGCTTCTGTGTCTACCATGTCAACGCTCCTGGCCAGGAAGAAGGGGCAGCACCTCTTCCTGAAGG ATATGCCTACCCTTCAATGGAGACGCTTGCTGACATGTTGCTGCTGGTGATGAAGTTCTACAA GATCAAACACTTCATCGGATTTGGTGTAGGCGCTGGTGCTTACATCATGGCCAAGTTTGCT CTGGATCGCCCGGAACTTGTTGATGCCTTATTCCTGATCAACTGTACTGCCACCAAGTCGAGCTGGACAGAATGGGGCTACCAAAAGCTGAATGCCATGCACCTTCGAAGCTCTGGCATGACTGCTTCTACATTGGACTACCTGATGTGGCACCACTTTGGCAAG CTGAATGAAGAACGGAACCATGACTTGGTGCAAGTGTTTCGCCAGTACTTCAACAAGACGATCAATGCCCAAAACCTTGGATTTTTCATCGATGCATTCATAAA GAGGTCTGACCTCAACATCACCCGTGAAATAGATCCTGCAAAGAAAAAGATGGTGAAGAACTTCAA GTGCAGTGTGATGCTGGTTGCAGGAGCCCTGTCCCCACATCTTGATGACACAGTGAACATGAACAGCCGCATGGACCCAACCACATCAACTTGGATGAAG GTGTCTGACTGTGGAATGGTGCTTGAAGAGCAGCCAGGGAAGGTCAGCGAGGCATTCAGACTGTTCCTTCAGGGGCTTGGATATG CACTGAACTCATCCCAGAGGCGGTCTTCTGCAGCTTCACTCAATGAAG CCCTGGAGATGCGTCGTCGATCCTCCCTCACTGCTTCAGCTCACAATGCAG TCCCTAGTCTTGCTGGTCAAAAGTTGAGCTCAGTGCGTCAGACTTCGCTTGAAGAGGAGGCCAACACCAAGCAGGAAGTACACATTGTTGAAAACCCCATAAACCAGCATCAGGTGAACTGCTAA